Proteins co-encoded in one Gopherus evgoodei ecotype Sinaloan lineage chromosome 4, rGopEvg1_v1.p, whole genome shotgun sequence genomic window:
- the RPL10A gene encoding 60S ribosomal protein L10a, whose product MSSKVSRDTLYEAVKEVLQGTQVKPRKFTETVELQISLKNYDPQKDKRFSGTVRLKSTPRPKFSVCVLGDQQHCDEAKAVDIPHMDIEALKKLNKNKKLVKKLAKKYDAFLASESLIKQIPRILGPGLNKAGKFPSLLTHNENMVAKIDEVKSTIKFQMKKVLCLAVAVGHVKMTEDELVYNIHLAINFLVSLLKKNWQNVRALYIKSTMGKPQRLY is encoded by the exons ATGAG CAGCAAAGTTTCCCGTGACACCTTGTACGAAGCAGTGAAGGAGGTCCTGCAAGGGACTCAAGTGAAACCACGCAA gTTTACGGAAACTGTGGAGTTGCAGATCAGTCTGAAAAACTATGATCCACAGAAGGACAAGCGTTTCTCTGGCACAGTCAG GCTCAAGTCCACCCCACGCCCTAAATTTTCAGTCTGCGTGCTGGGGGACCAGCAACACTGTGATGAGGCCAAAGCGGTTGATATCCCTCACATGGACATCGAGGCTCTGAAGAAACTCAACAAGAACAAGAAGCTAGTGAAAAAGCTGG CTAAGAAGTATGATGCCTTCCTGGCTTCTGAGTCTCTGATCAAACAGATTCCTCGTATCCTGGGTCCAGGGCTGAACAAAGCTGGCaagttcccctctctcctcacccACAATGAGAACATGGTGGCCAAGATTGACGAGGTCAAGTCTACTATCAAATTTCAAATgaagaag gtgctctgtctggctgtgGCTGTTGGCCATGTGAAAATGACAGAGGATGAGCTAGTCTACAACATTCACCTGGCCATCAACTTCCTGGTGTCCTTGCTGAAGAAGAACTGGCAGAATGTGCGTGCATTGTACATTAAAAGCACCATGGGCAAGCCACAGCGCCTCTACTAA